The Henckelia pumila isolate YLH828 chromosome 2, ASM3356847v2, whole genome shotgun sequence genome includes a window with the following:
- the LOC140881605 gene encoding putative pentatricopeptide repeat-containing protein At5g08490 isoform X1 has product MSESLSLAVQRVCQTSSKSNYLIFADVLKSCAAALHSNLGRILHSLVIKQGHSSCLFILKALLNMYAKCEVLDDCRNLFDEIDGRDTVTWNIILSGFAGTRYHDDKMMGLFSLLRASHDPNPSPVTLAIVLPVYTRLGCLDSGKSIHAYAVKSGMESRTLVGNALVSMYAKCGVVLDASAVFHGIADKDVVSYNAIIAGFSENKLPDKALELFCTMIEELVIPNYATIANILPVCAALRSTVGSKKGREIHSYMLRRTELEKEITVTNALLSFYLRIREMRGAQYIFRRMKSRDLVSWNSMIAGYAANGEWLKALEIFQEFVRLGFVLDSVTLISILPACAELCHIQVGKEIHGYVFRRLSLCEETSIGNTLVRFYAKCGYIENAIRTFLLIPQKDLISWNSLLDAFGENLLESQFAKFLYWMFLEEVKPDAVTVLTIVKLYGILSKISNIKLAHGYSLRSGVLLAQVEPTLGNALLDAYAKCGNMEYASKLFENLSEKRNVVTCNSMISGYLSNGSYDDANMLFRRMSQRDLTSWNLLVRGYALNECPCEALNLFRELHCHDLKPDSMTIMSILLICGQMASIHLMRQCHGHVVRACSDDVHLKAAFLDVYSKCGSLNSAHKLYMSTSEKDLVIFTAMIGAYAMHGMGDKAIGVFGHMLECNVKPDHVVMTTVLSACRHAGLINEGLIIFNSIDKVHHMTPSMEQYACIVDLLARGGRIKEAFSFLNQMPFAANANMWGTLLGSCKTHHDVGMGHVVADHILKNETTDIGNFVVLSNLFAADAKWEGVVEMRKLMKMRDLKKPAGCSWIEVGRSKSVFVAGDFSHPNRGLIFNILSNLDAQIKELYDFPLI; this is encoded by the coding sequence ATGAGTGAATCCCTTTCTCTTGCAGTTCAAAGGGTTTGTCAGACAAGTTCAAAATCCAATTACCTGATTTTCGCAGATGTTCTTAAATCATGTGCGGCTGCTTTGCATTCCAACTTGGGGAGAATTTTGCATAGCCTTGTTATTAAACAAGGCCATAGCTCGTGCCTGTTCATTTTAAAAGCTTTACTCAATATGTATGCAAAATGTGAAGTTCTTGATGATTGCCGTAACTTGTTTGATGAAATTGATGGTCGTGATACTGTTACATGGAATATTATCTTGTCTGGATTTGCTGGCACAAGATATCACGATGATAAGATGATGGGGTTGTTTAGTCTTCTCCGTGCTTCTCATGATCCCAATCCGAGCCCTGTCACGCTTGCCATTGTTCTACCAGTATACACGCGCTTAGGCTGTTTGGATTCTGGAAAGAGTATTCATGCGTATGCTGTAAAATCTGGAATGGAATCACGGACACTGGTAGGAAATGCTTTAGTGTCCATGTATGCAAAATGTGGAGTTGTTTTAGATGCATCTGCTGTCTTTCATGGAATTGCTGACAAAGATGTTGTTTCGTATAATGCGATAATTGCAGGTTTTTCTGAGAATAAGCTCCCGGATAAAGCACTTGAACTCTTTTGTACGATGATTGAAGAGTTGGTGATACCTAATTACGCAACAATTGCGAATATTTTACCTGTCTGTGCTGCTTTGAGGTCTACTGTTGGTTCCAAAAAGGGGAGAGAAATACATTCTTATATGTTACGACGTACTGAGCTTGAAAAGGAAATTACTGTCACTAATGCtcttttaagtttttatttgagaattagAGAAATGAGAGGGGCGCAATATATATTCAGAAGGATGAAATCTAGAGATTTGGTATCCTGGAACTCTATGATCGCTGGCTACGCTGCAAATGGTGAATGGCTCAAAGCATTGGAGATATTTCAGGAGTTTGTTCGATTGGGGTTTGTATTGGACTCAGTTACTCTAATCAGCATTCTTCCTGCTTGTGCTGAGTTGTGCCATATCCAGGTGGGAAAGGAGATACATGGGTATGTTTTTCGGCGTCTTTCCCTTTGTGAGGAGACATCCATTGGAAACACCCTCGTAAGATTTTATGCGAAATGCGGATACATAGAAAATGCAATCCGGACATTCTTACTCATTCCTCAAAAAGATTTGATATCATGGAATTCTTTGCTTGATGCATTTGGTGAAAATCTACTTGAATCTCAGTTTGCTAAGTTCTTATATTGGATGTTTTTGGAAGAAGTAAAGCCTGATGCTGTTACTGTCTTAACAATTGTGAAGTTATATGGTATTCTTTCGAAAATAAGTAATATTAAACTAGCTCATGGGTATTCATTGAGATCTGGTGTTTTGCTTGCCCAAGTTGAACCCACGCTAGGGAATGCATTGCTTGATGCATATGCCAAATGTGGAAATATGGAGTACGCTTCAAAATTGTTTGAAAATTTATCCGAAAAGAGGAATGTGGTCACATGTAATTCGATGATTTCAGGATATTTATCTAATGGTTCTTATGATGATGCAAATATGTTATTTCGGCGGATGTCTCAGAGAGATCTTACTTCATGGAATCTCCTGGTGAGGGGTTATGCTCTAAATGAATGTCCTTGTGAAGCTCTAAATTTGTTTCGTGAGCTACATTGTCATGATTTAAAACCTGATTCCATGACTATTATGAGCATCCTTCTTATCTGTGGTCAAATGGCTTCAATTCACTTAATGAGACAGTGTCATGGACATGTGGTTAGGGCCTGCTCTGATGATGTTCATCTAAAGGCAGCTTTTTTGGATGTGTACTCAAAATGTGGAAGCTTGAACAGTGCACATAAGCTCTACATGTCAACTTCTGAAAAAGATTTGGTCATATTCACCGCTATGATTGGAGCTTATGCAATGCATGGAATGGGTGACAAAGCCATTGGGGTCTTTGGCCACATGCTTGAGTGCAATGTGAAACCAGATCATGTTGTAATGACTACTGTCTTATCTGCTTGCCGTCATGCTGGTCTTATTAACGAAGGCTTGATCATATTTAATTCAATAGATAAGGTGCATCATATGACACCTAGCATGGAGCAGTATGCCTGTATAGTGGATCTCCTTGCGCGAGGAGGCCGAATCAAAGAAGCATTTTCATTTCTAAATCAAATGCCTTTTGCTGCTAATGCCAATATGTGGGGTACACTACTTGGTTCTTGCAAAACccaccatgatgtgggcatgggTCATGTTGTGGCCGATCACATCTTAAAAAATGAAACCACAGACATTGGAAATTTTGTAGTTTTGTCAAATCTATTTGCTGCAGATGCTAAATGGGAGGGGGTAGTGGAGATGCGGAAACTGATGAAAATGAGAGACCTAAAAAAGCCAGCTGGATGTAGTTGGATTGAAGTGGGAAGGAGTAAAAGTGTTTTTGTGGCTGGTGATTTTTCTCACCCAAATAGAGGTCTTATTTTCAACATATTGAGTAATCTGGATGCACAAATTAAAGAGCTATATGATTTtcctcttatttaa
- the LOC140881605 gene encoding putative pentatricopeptide repeat-containing protein At5g08490 isoform X2, with protein MYAKCEVLDDCRNLFDEIDGRDTVTWNIILSGFAGTRYHDDKMMGLFSLLRASHDPNPSPVTLAIVLPVYTRLGCLDSGKSIHAYAVKSGMESRTLVGNALVSMYAKCGVVLDASAVFHGIADKDVVSYNAIIAGFSENKLPDKALELFCTMIEELVIPNYATIANILPVCAALRSTVGSKKGREIHSYMLRRTELEKEITVTNALLSFYLRIREMRGAQYIFRRMKSRDLVSWNSMIAGYAANGEWLKALEIFQEFVRLGFVLDSVTLISILPACAELCHIQVGKEIHGYVFRRLSLCEETSIGNTLVRFYAKCGYIENAIRTFLLIPQKDLISWNSLLDAFGENLLESQFAKFLYWMFLEEVKPDAVTVLTIVKLYGILSKISNIKLAHGYSLRSGVLLAQVEPTLGNALLDAYAKCGNMEYASKLFENLSEKRNVVTCNSMISGYLSNGSYDDANMLFRRMSQRDLTSWNLLVRGYALNECPCEALNLFRELHCHDLKPDSMTIMSILLICGQMASIHLMRQCHGHVVRACSDDVHLKAAFLDVYSKCGSLNSAHKLYMSTSEKDLVIFTAMIGAYAMHGMGDKAIGVFGHMLECNVKPDHVVMTTVLSACRHAGLINEGLIIFNSIDKVHHMTPSMEQYACIVDLLARGGRIKEAFSFLNQMPFAANANMWGTLLGSCKTHHDVGMGHVVADHILKNETTDIGNFVVLSNLFAADAKWEGVVEMRKLMKMRDLKKPAGCSWIEVGRSKSVFVAGDFSHPNRGLIFNILSNLDAQIKELYDFPLI; from the coding sequence ATGTATGCAAAATGTGAAGTTCTTGATGATTGCCGTAACTTGTTTGATGAAATTGATGGTCGTGATACTGTTACATGGAATATTATCTTGTCTGGATTTGCTGGCACAAGATATCACGATGATAAGATGATGGGGTTGTTTAGTCTTCTCCGTGCTTCTCATGATCCCAATCCGAGCCCTGTCACGCTTGCCATTGTTCTACCAGTATACACGCGCTTAGGCTGTTTGGATTCTGGAAAGAGTATTCATGCGTATGCTGTAAAATCTGGAATGGAATCACGGACACTGGTAGGAAATGCTTTAGTGTCCATGTATGCAAAATGTGGAGTTGTTTTAGATGCATCTGCTGTCTTTCATGGAATTGCTGACAAAGATGTTGTTTCGTATAATGCGATAATTGCAGGTTTTTCTGAGAATAAGCTCCCGGATAAAGCACTTGAACTCTTTTGTACGATGATTGAAGAGTTGGTGATACCTAATTACGCAACAATTGCGAATATTTTACCTGTCTGTGCTGCTTTGAGGTCTACTGTTGGTTCCAAAAAGGGGAGAGAAATACATTCTTATATGTTACGACGTACTGAGCTTGAAAAGGAAATTACTGTCACTAATGCtcttttaagtttttatttgagaattagAGAAATGAGAGGGGCGCAATATATATTCAGAAGGATGAAATCTAGAGATTTGGTATCCTGGAACTCTATGATCGCTGGCTACGCTGCAAATGGTGAATGGCTCAAAGCATTGGAGATATTTCAGGAGTTTGTTCGATTGGGGTTTGTATTGGACTCAGTTACTCTAATCAGCATTCTTCCTGCTTGTGCTGAGTTGTGCCATATCCAGGTGGGAAAGGAGATACATGGGTATGTTTTTCGGCGTCTTTCCCTTTGTGAGGAGACATCCATTGGAAACACCCTCGTAAGATTTTATGCGAAATGCGGATACATAGAAAATGCAATCCGGACATTCTTACTCATTCCTCAAAAAGATTTGATATCATGGAATTCTTTGCTTGATGCATTTGGTGAAAATCTACTTGAATCTCAGTTTGCTAAGTTCTTATATTGGATGTTTTTGGAAGAAGTAAAGCCTGATGCTGTTACTGTCTTAACAATTGTGAAGTTATATGGTATTCTTTCGAAAATAAGTAATATTAAACTAGCTCATGGGTATTCATTGAGATCTGGTGTTTTGCTTGCCCAAGTTGAACCCACGCTAGGGAATGCATTGCTTGATGCATATGCCAAATGTGGAAATATGGAGTACGCTTCAAAATTGTTTGAAAATTTATCCGAAAAGAGGAATGTGGTCACATGTAATTCGATGATTTCAGGATATTTATCTAATGGTTCTTATGATGATGCAAATATGTTATTTCGGCGGATGTCTCAGAGAGATCTTACTTCATGGAATCTCCTGGTGAGGGGTTATGCTCTAAATGAATGTCCTTGTGAAGCTCTAAATTTGTTTCGTGAGCTACATTGTCATGATTTAAAACCTGATTCCATGACTATTATGAGCATCCTTCTTATCTGTGGTCAAATGGCTTCAATTCACTTAATGAGACAGTGTCATGGACATGTGGTTAGGGCCTGCTCTGATGATGTTCATCTAAAGGCAGCTTTTTTGGATGTGTACTCAAAATGTGGAAGCTTGAACAGTGCACATAAGCTCTACATGTCAACTTCTGAAAAAGATTTGGTCATATTCACCGCTATGATTGGAGCTTATGCAATGCATGGAATGGGTGACAAAGCCATTGGGGTCTTTGGCCACATGCTTGAGTGCAATGTGAAACCAGATCATGTTGTAATGACTACTGTCTTATCTGCTTGCCGTCATGCTGGTCTTATTAACGAAGGCTTGATCATATTTAATTCAATAGATAAGGTGCATCATATGACACCTAGCATGGAGCAGTATGCCTGTATAGTGGATCTCCTTGCGCGAGGAGGCCGAATCAAAGAAGCATTTTCATTTCTAAATCAAATGCCTTTTGCTGCTAATGCCAATATGTGGGGTACACTACTTGGTTCTTGCAAAACccaccatgatgtgggcatgggTCATGTTGTGGCCGATCACATCTTAAAAAATGAAACCACAGACATTGGAAATTTTGTAGTTTTGTCAAATCTATTTGCTGCAGATGCTAAATGGGAGGGGGTAGTGGAGATGCGGAAACTGATGAAAATGAGAGACCTAAAAAAGCCAGCTGGATGTAGTTGGATTGAAGTGGGAAGGAGTAAAAGTGTTTTTGTGGCTGGTGATTTTTCTCACCCAAATAGAGGTCTTATTTTCAACATATTGAGTAATCTGGATGCACAAATTAAAGAGCTATATGATTTtcctcttatttaa
- the LOC140879330 gene encoding uncharacterized protein yields MAPRRDPHVPPLSPPPPPPPPPPPLVDVRAQVLAGLARILQQHVKAPRARPSMVYEQFRKMDPKDFSGTTDPMVAEGWIHSLEEIFRYMELGDAERVHCMTFLLKDDAALWFEGVEKTVDVTTLTWEAFKTLFYEKYYTTEVRAQLKKEFMSLRQGDLTVSEFVRKFERGCHFVPLIGNDEAEKLQHFVACLRPTIRRDVMMDEPVDYAAAVKKAMRSEQSLKDISVEVHSKRAFTHQGHHQQHGKKPYQGQ; encoded by the coding sequence atggcacctcgacgtgATCCCCATGTACCTCCACTGTCTCCTCCGCCGCCGCCACCTCCTCCGCCCCCTCCACTAGTTGATGTTAGGGCTCAGGTGCTAGCCGGCCTGGCTCGTATCTTACAGCAGCATGTCAAGGCCCCGAGGGCTAGACCTAGCATGGTCTATGAGCAGTTCAGGAAGATGGATCCTAAGGACTTCTCTGGTACTACGGACCCGATGGTAGCGGAGGGCTGGATTCACTCGCTAGAGGAAATTTTCCGCTACATGGAGTTGGGAGATGCGGAGCGAGTTCATTGTATGACTTTCCTTCTCAAGGATGACGCCGCCTTGTGGTTTGAGGGTGTGGAGAAGACTGTTGATGTTACCACACTGACTTGGGAAGCATTCAAGACTCTCTTCTATGAGAAGTACTATACCACTGAGGTGAGGGCGCAGTTGAAGAAAGAattcatgagtctccggcagggagaTCTGACTGTATCCGAGTTTGTTCGGAAATTTGAGAGGGGTTGCCACTTCGTGCCATTGATAGGGAATGATGAGGCGGAGAAGTTGCAGCACTTTGTAGCATGTCTGAGGCCTACCATTCGTAGGGATGTGATGATGGATGAGCCAGTGGATTATGCAGCTGCCGTCAAGAAAGCTATGAGGTCCGAGCAGTCCTTGAAggacatcagtgtcgaggttCATAGCAAGAGGGCCTTCACTCATCAGGGTCACCATCAGCAGCATGGCAAGAAGCCATATCAGGGACAATAG